The Mauremys reevesii isolate NIE-2019 linkage group 3, ASM1616193v1, whole genome shotgun sequence genomic sequence cagtggttctcaaacatttgtactggtgacccctttcacataggaagcctcttAGTGTGACCCCcatccttataaattaaaaatactttttaaatatatttaacaccattataaatgctagaggcaaagtggggtctgacagcttgtgaccccccatgtaataaccttgtgatcccctgaggggtcccgacctccagtttgagaacccctggcttatGAGAAGATACTTTTCCCTCCCTATGCTCCTTGATATTGGATGCATAATGCCAATTGAAATATTGCATGGTTGTCTATAATTGCCCATCTCAAATAGATGTAGGTGAACTACATTGTTGGAGATTGTACTCTGCATGCTGAGTAAGTCCTTCAGTGTCCTTGCACAGGAGGTGGCTCATTCAGTTAGTCAGGGAAGaattttcaaggaaatcactcaCCAGAAAACACAAGGGTTTCTCTTGGTGGCTAATAACTCATATCTAGAGCTTGTCTATATGGAAGATTGGATACTATCTTTGGCTTACTGGATCCTGACTGTCCAAAAAAATTTAATAATAGAGAAACTACTCTATCAGGGTTATGAATTTTGTATTTCTCTGGGATTGGAGATTGGTAAAATGGCCTTTGGGCTGGAAGAATTCCAGCTGGCTTTGTTGGCTCTCTTGTAAAGAAGAGACGGGCCTGGGATAAGGAGCTATAGAGTATGGGAGATGATATGTTTATTTTACTTGGGCTGTTCTTCTTTCCTGCCTTCTTGAAAGTTGCTTCCCAAAAGGGAGGAGTAGGTTTTGttttctggggcaggggctagggcTTCTTTCTCTCCTTCCAGCTGTGGAACAATTGTCTGTGACCCAAAGTATCTCACATTGCTTAGAAAGCAACAAATGGTTTGAGCTGAGGAAACCCTTTGGGGTATGTGCTATTGTGCAGCTATTATGTTAATCTACAGTAGTTCATTGCAGTGTGAATTAATTTGGTAAAAGTACAtaattttaaagtgtttaaaaCTTCTTCTTTGCAGGTATTGaataaaatacacattttccCCTTGTTTTGTTGTATTTTTGAAAACAAATACTCATTGTATTATGGCTAGTTGATACTGAACTTTGATGAAAGACTACTTATTTTGCAAtggaaaaatattgttttgagCTAGTTGATCTTGGCTTcatttcaaagatttttttaCTTCAATTTATTATTTCCTTCAGTACATATAGAATTTTGGGCAAGAACAAAGCTGCAGTGGCTGCAAGTTATATAGTAGGCTTTTGGACAGCAAAACTAGATAAATGTAAAATTGAGTCTTTTGGGTGGGTGACAAATTCACAAAACTGAAGAACTTTCTACCAAAAATAATTTGTTGGTTAAGATTGGACAAATGGCATTTTTCAAAAACTTTCAACAAAATCTGAGCCTTCCTTCTGTGTCTTCTTTGGTTGACTCTCTTAGTAATGCTGTAGATGATCTGACCAGTGCTATTGGAGAGGTCAGCTATACTGTAGCTGATTCAGTCACAGAGCAGGTAACAAGCATGATAAATGGCCTTCGCACAGAAGATGAAAACTCTAGAATGCAAGAGGATAAATCTATGCTTATTAGAGAGGAAAATATAACATCATTAGCAGAGTCTAAGGAAACTAATATGAAGGAAAAAAGATATGTTGAAGAAGATAAACATAAGCAGACTCATTATTCTGATTCATCAGATTCTTTAAAACAAGAGTTGAATCAAGCTAGAATGTCAGTTCATGTCCAGGACAAAAGAAACAATCAATTAAAACGGGGAGATGCTAACAAACATTCTAATAATATGGAAGCATCTGAAGACATGAAAAAAGTAGGAAGACATGTTAAAAGCAAAGGAGCCACTGGAAATAAATACTTggaaaatgaaaagttttcaaaGGATAATAATTTGAATAGTAACAAATTTATAACAGATGAACCTATTATTAAAGACTCAGGCAATGGGTTACATGCAGTACTGGAGAATTCTAAGGCTCACTTGAATAGAAAAGTCAAATCCAGGTTTTCAGCGATTGATTTTCAGGACCCCAAAGAGCAGCCCTGTACAGATGGATACAAGGATTCAGAAGCAAAAGCAAATGACCTACCAAAGCAGAGATTACCAgaatcaaattttaaaaagacACCGAGTGATCATCCTGATTATGTTAATGAAGTAAAAGCAAAGAAATACAAAACTTTTTCAGATGGTAATGAACAAACCATAGTGAAACATGAAGAAAATGCAACAACCACATTTTCTAAAGAAGGTAAAAAGAGAAACTATAAGGAATCAGAAAAGATTTCAAGAGAAGTAAGTAGCAAGAAGACACCAGAAAAAGGTGAGGTGTCTTTCATCAAATTTTTCCATTAGGCCTTTCCTGCATCTTTTTCTACATACTACTTTTATCTCCTAATTTACAGACTTCACTAGAActagaacaattcttccttttaaaTGAGATCACTTTACAGTATATTTTATTTTCTAGGTAATTTATTCTCTAATTGCAATGATATTTATTGAAAACcagttaatttttttctgtaattggagactcaaagagtttggcttgtttaacctaactaaaagaaagctgaggggagatatgagtacttcagagggataaataccagggtgGAAAAGGAGTTAAAGTTAAGTACCAGTGTGGAgtaccatgattt encodes the following:
- the SYT14 gene encoding synaptotagmin-14 isoform X2, translating into MAFFKNFQQNLSLPSVSSLVDSLSNAVDDLTSAIGEVSYTVADSVTEQVTSMINGLRTEDENSRMQEDKSMLIREENITSLAESKETNMKEKRYVEEDKHKQTHYSDSSDSLKQELNQARMSVHVQDKRNNQLKRGDANKHSNNMEASEDMKKVGRHVKSKGATGNKYLENEKFSKDNNLNSNKFITDEPIIKDSGNGLHAVLENSKAHLNRKVKSRFSAIDFQDPKEQPCTDGYKDSEAKANDLPKQRLPESNFKKTPSDHPDYVNEVKAKKYKTFSDGNEQTIVKHEENATTTFSKEGKKRNYKESEKISREVSSKKTPEKDNSYMNKDQHGSSSESEDEALGKYHEALSRTQSSRPPMVDSRQQKNYIWETRQKYSPLSAEYDGYSSEASIDEANCIQRMRRTPPLDELQPPPYQDDSGSPHLSCTPSEVDDSKCEFSHCSNSPRCSYKCPSEGSTGHEIESFHNKGYEEDVPSDSTAVLSPEDMSARGSSSQLPKPFDPEPVAKYGTLDVTFDYDSQEQKLLVTVTAVTDIPTYNRTGGNSWQVHLVLLPIKKQRAKTSIQRGPCPVFAETFKFNHVESEMIGNYAVRFRLYGVRRMKKERIVGEKIFYLTKLNLQGKMSVPVIMEPSYSLSKQWK